Proteins encoded by one window of bacterium:
- a CDS encoding ABC transporter permease subunit, which yields MFTILMQKELKSILLSPKFAVTFGVCAFLLLLSVFIGISEYKSSVKQYETAQALADQQVRETSSFRNIQTKAFRTPDPMQIFVSGLTYDIGRWAGINQDNAPRLRNSAYSEDPIFAVFRFVDLAFIVTVVLSLLAVLFTYDAICGERESGTLLLVFSNAVPRAQYLLAKGIGAWLGLVTPIFLALLLSLLMVLLAGVSLTTEHWIRIGLLMLVSLLFFTTFIVIGLLISALTRRSSVSFLVSLVVWVLFVLIIPRAGVLAAGQMVRVPSVAEIQGARDAFAKDKWHTFHQSLDSLFTSNRSEQPDSMTEDAMWTHLQVQDSLRQLVENSINEYELKLYADLSQRRTVQEQLAFSLSRVSPASAYQLAAMSLAGTDLDLKRRYEDALNTYRTEFVEYSNTKTGDTPGGISISFSSDKGMSFSSPRDQATLDLSDMPAFVHPIQQLGKTIEGIVVDSGLLILYSLLAFAGAFFAFLRYDVR from the coding sequence ATGTTCACTATATTGATGCAAAAAGAACTCAAGTCGATCCTGCTGAGCCCGAAATTCGCAGTGACATTTGGCGTCTGCGCCTTTCTCCTGCTCCTTTCGGTTTTCATCGGGATATCAGAATACAAATCCTCGGTCAAACAATACGAAACCGCCCAGGCGCTGGCCGACCAACAGGTCCGCGAAACCAGCTCCTTCCGGAATATTCAGACCAAAGCATTCCGCACCCCCGACCCGATGCAGATATTTGTCTCGGGATTGACCTACGATATCGGTCGCTGGGCCGGGATCAACCAGGATAACGCCCCCCGCCTGCGCAACAGCGCCTACTCCGAGGACCCGATCTTCGCCGTCTTTCGCTTTGTCGATCTCGCCTTCATTGTCACCGTCGTCCTTTCACTGCTGGCGGTGCTGTTTACCTATGACGCCATCTGCGGTGAACGAGAATCCGGCACCCTGCTGCTCGTTTTCTCGAACGCCGTCCCCCGCGCGCAATATCTCCTTGCGAAGGGAATCGGCGCATGGCTCGGCCTGGTGACACCCATTTTTCTCGCTCTCCTGCTTTCTTTGCTTATGGTCCTGTTGGCTGGTGTCTCGTTGACCACCGAGCACTGGATCAGGATCGGCCTGCTGATGCTCGTGTCTCTCCTCTTTTTCACCACGTTTATCGTGATCGGCCTGCTGATCTCTGCACTCACCCGCAGATCCTCGGTTTCGTTTCTGGTCTCGCTGGTTGTCTGGGTGCTTTTTGTCCTGATCATCCCTCGCGCCGGAGTGTTGGCCGCCGGACAGATGGTCCGTGTCCCCTCAGTCGCCGAAATTCAGGGAGCGCGCGACGCCTTCGCCAAAGATAAATGGCACACCTTCCATCAATCGCTCGACAGCCTCTTCACGAGCAACCGCTCCGAACAGCCTGATTCGATGACCGAGGATGCCATGTGGACTCACCTGCAGGTGCAGGACTCGCTCCGTCAGTTGGTCGAAAACAGCATCAATGAATATGAACTGAAACTCTACGCTGATCTCTCTCAGCGCCGCACCGTCCAGGAACAGCTCGCGTTCTCGCTTTCGCGCGTTTCCCCGGCCTCCGCTTATCAGCTCGCTGCTATGTCTCTGGCCGGAACCGATCTTGATCTGAAGCGACGGTACGAAGATGCGCTTAACACGTATCGCACCGAGTTTGTCGAATACAGCAACACCAAAACCGGCGACACACCGGGCGGGATTTCGATCTCATTCTCCTCGGATAAAGGGATGTCCTTCTCGAGTCCCCGCGACCAGGCAACACTGGACCTCTCCGACATGCCTGCCTTCGTTCATCCCATCCAACAATTGGGAAAAACGATCGAGGGGATTGTCGTCGATTCTGGCTTGCTGATACTCTACAGCCTGCTCGCCTTCGCCGGCGCATTTTTCGCCTTCCTCCGCTACGATGTCCGCTAG